The following is a genomic window from Amycolatopsis cihanbeyliensis.
GGGCTCGCCCCTCGCTCAGGTACTCGTGGACCGACTCCCCCGGCGCGGGGTCCCGCTGCCAGTGCCGGGGCCGCCGGCCATGTTCCAGCCAGGACAGCGTCATCCGGTAGACGCTGCCGACGTGCCGCACGACCTCGCTCGCCGTCCAGCCGGGGCAGGTGGGCACCGGGGTTTCCGGCGCGATGGCATGGGCGGTCTCGTTGAGCAACTCGCCTTCGATGCCGAGCACGTCCAGCAACCGGCCGTGCTCGAGCAGGGCCTGACCCGGCGTCCCCGGCGTGTCCGGCATCTCAGCCCCGGGTTCGGCGCGGGCGCGGCGTGGAGCACGGGGCCGCCCTGCCCGCCTCCCGGCGCGTCGTGCGTGCCCCGCCGTGCACGACGCGATGGGCCAGCTCCACGAACTGGCCGGCCCGGTGGAGTAGTTCGTCGGCGGAATCGGCGGTGATCCGGCGCGTGTTGCCCGCCTGCGCGGCGGCATGCGCGGCCGAGTTCGCCGCGAAGAAGGCCGCCCACTCGGCGAACTCGGGTGCCACCGAGGGCAGCAGCACCCACACGCTGGCCGGGCGGGAGCGACCCCGGTGCGGGCGCCCGCGGGCGGCCAGCACACCGGCCGCCGCGCGCAGCGCCGACTGGTACGCGGCGATGAGCCGCGGGGCCGGCTCGCTCTCGCCCGCGGCCTCGACAAGGCCACGTTTCGCCCTGGCGAGCAAGGACACCGCCGCGGGCGCGGCAGGCGGCTGCCAGGTCAGGGGCAGCACTGGTTGTGTGGCGCCATCCCGGGACTCGACCGTGATCGACATGGCCACCTCCTTTTCGCCTCGTCCGCGGCGGCCGGGCCGCCGAGGTGACGGTGCTCGGCGAGGACGTGCTTCCCCCACCCCCTCGCCGAGCACCTGACCGGCGAGCATCCCGCTCCCGCCGGGGTGTCGAACGTGTGTTCGAACAAATCCAGATTAGCTCGAATCCGGGCTGGGCTCAAGCCCGGGGTGGGTAACGCGCGTCGCACCGCCGGGGTGCCTCGTGATCTCATGGCTTCATGAGTGGTGGGCACAATCCAGCCGGCGGGGACCGCCAGGAGCCATCGGAGGGCGGCTCGTGGCGGCTGGACCATCCCGCGATCGCCAAGGTCGCCGCCGCGCTCGCCGAGTCGGGCCAGCACGAGGCCGCCGACGGGATCCGGGTCCTTCCCGCCGAGGTGCGCACCGCCGCGCAGGCCGCGGAAGCGCTCGGCGTCGAGGTCGGCGCGATCGCCAACAGCCTGATCTTCCGTGCCGTGTTCACCGATCCCGCGGACTCGGTCGCCCCGCTGCTGGCGCTCACCTCGGGCGCGCACCGGGCGGACACCGGGGTCCTCGCCGCGCTCATCGGTGCGGCCGAGGTCGGCAAGGCCGAACCCGCCTTCGTCAAGGCACATACCGGCCAGGCGATCGGTGGGGTCGCCCCGGTCGGTCACCCGGAGCCGCTGCTCACCGTGGTGGACCGGGCGCTGGCCGGGCACGAGGTGGTCTGGGCCGCCGCCGGGCACGCCAAGGCGATATTCCCGACCACCTTCGCCGGCCTGATCGCTCTCACCGACGGTCGTGCCGCCGACGTGACCGCGCGCAGTGGAGATAGTGTCGTTTCGTGACCGCCGCGTACTCCGGGTCATCCGGCTACCAGCGTGTCGTCGAACTGTCCGGCGACGAATTCCGGGCCAGGCTCGCCGAGGCGCTCGACCTGTACGTCGACGCCATGCGTTATCCCGCGGGCACCGCCGAGCAACGCGCCCCGATGTGGCTGACGCATGCGCTGCGCGAGGGCTGGCGCTGCATGGCCGCGCTGGACTCGACCGGAACCATGCTCGGACTGGCCTACGGTTATCAGGGCAACCCCGGCCAGTGGTGGCACGAACAGGTCCGCAGGGGGCTGGCCGAACGGGACGAGCGGGCCGTCCAGGGGTGGCTCGCCGACTACTTCGAGCTGACCGAGATTCACGTCCGGCCCGACCACCAGGCCAGGGGGATCGGCGAGGACCTGCTACGCAGGCTGGTCGAGGGGGTGCCGAACCGGCACGTGCTGCTGTCCACGCCGGAAGGCCCCAGCAGGGCATGGAAGCTGTACCGCAGGCTCGGATTCGTCGACGTGCTCCGCAAGTACTACTTCGCGGGCGATCCGCGGCCGTTCGCGATCCTCGGTAGGGAACTTCCGCTGGGCTGAGGGAACGCCCGGGGTAGGCGCCACGTTAGCCGCTGCGTGGATGACACCGTGGATGGCACGCAGGACAGCACGAGGGAAACGCGTGGGCACGTCGATCGGCTCGGTATCCGCCTGGAACGGCGCGCGTTGCTGGTGGTCGCGGGCCTTCCCGGGGCGGGCAAGAGCACCCTGCTGCGCGTAACCGGCGGCGATACCGCGCTCACCGTGCTCGACACCGACCAGGTCCGCGCGCGGCTGCGCCCGCTGCTGCCCGCCGGCACCCCGTACTCCTGGTACCGCCCGCTGGTACACCTGCTGCACCTGGCACGGCTGGCCGGTACCGCGATCCGCGCGCCGGGGCCGATCGTGGTGCATGATCCGGCGACCGGCCCCGTCGCCAGGGCCGCGTTCGTGGCGCTCGGCCTGCTCACCGGGCGCACGCGGCACCTGCTCTGGCTGGACTGCACGGTGGCCGAGGCGCTGGAAGGCCAGCGCGCCCGCGGCCGCGTCCTGCTGGGCTGGTCCTTCTCCCGGCACGTTCGCCACCTTCCCCGGGTGCGTTCCCTGCTGCGCGGGGGAACACCCCGGGGCTGGTGCGAGGTCACGGTGATCGACCGGCCCACGGCCCGGCGCGGCCTGCATGTCACCGTCGGTGAGCCCCTGGCCGGGTCCCCCACGGTGAGGTGACCGTCAACCCTCACCGTCAGCCGAACCGTCAGCCGAGGTCGGCGAGGGTCTCCTTGAGGGTGTCCAGGCCCATGCCGCCGAGCCGCAGTGCCCTGGTGTGGAAGTCCTTCAGGTCGAAGGCGGAGCCCATCCTGCGCCGGGTGTCCTCCCGCGCGGCCAGCCACATCCGCTCGCCGAGCTTGTACGAGGGTGCCTGCCCCGGCCAGCCGAGATAGCGGTCGATCTCGTCCCGGACGTGGTCGGCGTCGGTGATCGTCCTGGTGAGCATGAACTCCAGGCCGAGTTCCGGCGTCCACCGCTCGCCCTCGTGGAACCCGGTGCCCGCCGGGATCTCCAGCTCCAGATGCATGCCGATGTCCACGACCACCCTGGCGGCCCGGAACAGGTGTGCGTCCAGCATGCCGAGCAGGTTCCCGTCGTCCTCCAGGAATCCGAGGTCCTGCATGAGCCGCTCGGCGTACAGTGCCCAGCCCTCGGCGTGGCCGGAGGTCAGTGCCAGCATCCGCTGGAACCGGTTCAGCGTCGCCGCCTGGTACACCGAGGTGGCGATCTGCAGGTGATGGCCGGGGGCGCCCTCGTGGTAGACCGTGCTGACCTCGCGCCAGGTGGAGAACTCCTCGCGGCTGGGCGGCACCGACCACCACATCTGCCCCGGCCGGGAGAAGTCCTCGGTCGGTCCGGTGTAGTACGCCCCGACACCACCGCCCGGCGGGGCGATCTTGCACTCCAGCGCCATCACCGCGTCCGGGATGTCGAAATGCTTGCCCCGCAATGACTCCAGCGCATGGTCGGACAGCCGCTGCATCCACTCCTCGAGCCCGCGCTGGCCCTGCACCCGGTACCGGGGGTCGGCGTCCAACGCCGCCGCGGCCTGGGCGAGGCTCGCACCCGGCTTGATCCGCTCGGCGACATCCTTCGCCTCACGTTCCACCCTGGCGAACTCCGCCCAGCCCCACTCGTAGGCCTCCCGCAGGTCCAGCTCGGCACCGACGAAGTTACGCGACCACAGCCGGTAGACCTCGGCGCCGACCGCGTCCTTGGTCGGCACCCGCGGGGCGAGCTCGGCACGCAGGAAACCGGCCAGCTCCGCATAGGCCTCCTGCGCGACCTGCGCGCCATGGCGCAGCCGGGTACGCAGTGACTCGGGCAGGTCCGCGGACTCGGCTCCGCGGACGAGGTCGTCGAAGAAACCGGACCCGCCGTGCAGCCCGGCCCAGGTCTCCGCCTGCTCGGCGACCTTGCTGACCTGGCGCAGCGCGGGGGCCTGGTCGGCGTCGGCGGCCGCGAGCAGCGAGGCACGCACGCCGTCCAGCGCCGTCGGGATCCCGGCCAGCCGCGCGCCGATCTGCTCCCACTGGTCCGCGGTGTCCACCGGCATCAGGTCGAAGATCGTCCGCAGCGCCTGCACCGGGCTGTCGGTCACGTTCAGCGCGCCGAGGTCGAGGCCGGCCTCGTGGATCTCCAGCCCGATTCCGACCCGCTCGGTGAACACGGTTTTCGCCAGCCGCTCGCTCGCGTCGGTGGGTTCGACCTGGTCGATCTCCCGCAGGTACCGCTTGGCCAGCGCCGCCCGTGCGGCATGTCCCTCCGGTGAGTAGTCGGTGAGCTGGTCCTCGTAACCGGAGATGCCGAACTCCGTAGCCGCGACGGGGTGGGCCGCGGCGAAGTCGTCGACATACCGGTTGCAGATCTCGTGCACGCCCTCGGTAGAAGCCATGAGCGCACGTTACCGGCAGTGGGAACGGGACACGCACCGGATTTTGCGCGCGCGGGCGCTACAGGCCCGCGAGCAGGTCCGTCTCGGTGATACCCGGCCCCTGACCGGTGCGGATGAACCACTCCGTGCCGAAAGCACCGCGGAAGGCGTCCTCGGGCATGGCGAGGAAGAAGGACTCCTCGCCGATCTGGCTGGCATGCGCGCGCATCGCCGCCCGCTTGTGCCCGGCGTACGCGGTGACGTCCACCGCCGCCGTGATCTCCGCGTCCGGCTTGCCGAACTCCGCCGACTCCTCGAAGTCGGGCAGGTCGACCCCGGCCGCCGCCGCGGACTGGGCGAACTCGGCCATCCCGCGGATCATCTGATCCCGGTTCATCGTGTTCTGGTACACCCGCGGGGTGCCCGCCAGCTCGGCGGCGCGCAGGCCCACCCGGTGCACCTGGATGTGGTCGGGATGGCCGTAGCCACCGTTGTCGTCATAGACGGTCAGTACCTCGGCCCGCTCCTCGCGCAGGATCGCGGCGAGTCGCCGCGCGGCCTCCTCCACCGGCGCGGTCCAGAACGAGCCGGGCTCGTCGTTGGTCGGCTCACCCATCATTCCGGAGTCGACGTAGCCGAGGAACTCCACCCGCTTCGCCCCCAGGATCTCCGCGGCGGCGTGGGTCTCCTCGACCCTGCGTTGCCAGAGCCGCTCGCCCTCGGTGAGAAAGCCATCCGCCACCTCGCCGTGCTCACCGCGGGTGGCCACCACGAGCACGACCCGATGTCCCTCGTCGAACGCCTTGCGCATCACCCCACCGCACGCGATCGACTCGTCGTCGGGATGCGCATGAAACGACACCAAAGTTGCCATGCCGACGAACCTACGCGAAAGCTACGACAGGATGGGGGTATGAGCGAGCCGGACTACGACGCCGACCTGCCCGCACACGTCGAGCGGGTGCTGGCCGAGTTCCTGCGTACGGCGGGCGAGGACATCCAGCGCACCGAACCCGTCGTGGGGCCGGGGATCGAGGCGCTGACCGGCTTCGTGCTCGGCGGCGGCAAACGGTTGCGGCCCACCTTCGCCTGGTGGGCCTGGCGTGGAGCGGGTGGTGATCCGGGCGGCGGGCACGCCGAGGGGGTGCTGCGGGTGGCCGCCAGCCTGGAGCTGCTCCAGGCCTGCGCACTGATCCACGACGACCTGATGGACTCCTCGGACTCCCGGCGCGGTGCCCCGACCGTGCACATCGCCTTCGCCAAGCGGCATGCGGACGCGGGCTGGCTCGGCTCACCCGCCACGTTCGGGCTCGCCGCGGCCGTGCTGATCGGCGATCTGGCCCTCGCCTGGTCCGAGGACATGTTCGCGGGCGCCCCGCTGCCCGCCGAGGTGCTGTCCGCCGCGCGGCCCGCGTGGCGGGCCATGCGCACGGAGGTGCTCGCCGGCCAGTACCTGGACGTGCACACGCAGGCCACCGGGGACTCCTCGGCGGAGGCGGCGCTGCGCATCGACCGGCTGAAGACCGCGGCCTACACCGTGCGGCGACCACTGCACCTCGGCGCGGCGCTCGCCGGGGCGGACCGGCGGCTGGTCGACGCCCTGCTGGCCGCCGGCAGCGACCTCGGCGTCGCCTTCCAGCTGCGGGACGACCTGCTCGGCGTGTTCGGTGATCCCTCGGTGACCGGCAAGCCGGCAGGAGACGACCTGCGGGAGGGCAAGCGCACCCTGCTGGTCGCGCTCGGCCTGCGGCAGGCCGAGGAACGGGGCGACCCGCACGCGCGCGAGGTCATCGCGGCGGCGATCGGCGACGCCGGGCTGTCCGAGTCGGCGGTGGACGAGGTGCGGCAGGCGCTCGTCGAGGTCGGCGCGGTGCGGGCGGTCGAGCGGCGGATCGACGAGCTCACCGGCTCCGCGCTGGCCGCGCTCGACACCGCGGAACTGGCCGAGCCCGCGGCCGGCAGGCTCGCGGAACTGGCCACGAAGGCCACCCAGCGCACGTACTGAAGGCGATGTCTTCGGCAGGAGCGCGCCGTGCTGGTCGCCGCTAGGCTCAGGCCCATGACCACAGCAGCGAAGAGGCCTGTACGAATCGGATTCCAGCTCCAGCCCCAGCACGCCGAGTACGCGGACATCCGGCGCGCAGCCGCGGAAGCCGAGGAGCTCGGTGTGGACATCCTGTTCAACTGGGACCACTTCTACCCGCTCTCCGGTGACCCCGACGGCAAGCACTTCGAGTGCTGGACCATGCTCGGCGCGTGGGCCGAGGCCACCTCGCGGGTGCAGATCGGCGCCCTGGTGACCTGCAACAGCTACCGCAACCCGGAACTGCTCGCCGACATGGCGCGCACGGTCGACCACATCAGCGGCGGCAGGCTGGTCTTCGGCATCGGTGCCGGCTGGTTCGAGAAGGACTACACCGAGTACGGCTACGAGTTCGGCACCGCGGGCGGGCGGCTGGACGCCCTCGCCGAGGCGATGCCCAGGATCGAGCAGCGGTTCGGCAAGCTCAACCCCGCCCCGAGCCGCAAGATCCCGGTGCTGATCGGCGGCGGTGGGGAGAAGAAGACCCTGCGGCTGGTCGCCAAGCACGCCGACATCTGGCACGGCTTCGGCGATGTCGAGACCGCCGCGCGCAAGGTGCGGATCCTCGACCAGCACTGCGCCGACATCGGCAGGGACCCGGCGGAGATCGAGCGGTCCGTCGGCGTCCCGGGCTCCCCGGAGAAGCTCGGCAAGCCCCTGCACGACCTGGGTATCACCATGTTCACCGTCGCAACCGACGGCCCGAACTACGACCTGGGCCTGCTGCGCGACTGGATCGCCTGGCGCGACGAGCACAACGCCTGACGTCGGTGAGTGACCGGTGCCAGCGAGAGCGCCGGGAACCGGTCACTCACCGCGGTCGGCGCGGGCGCGGTGGGCGGCGACGCGGGCGCGGGTGGCGCAGCGCGTGCCGCAGTAGCGACGGGGGTCGCCGGCGCCGAGGTCGAGGAACGGGCGGCCGCAGGACGCGGCGGCACAGATCCCGCCCGGTGGGCGCTGCCATTCGGCCAGCAGCATCGCCAGCGCGAGGCAGGAGGAGGTGAGCAGCCACTCCCCGTACGGGGCGTCGTCATCGCCGTCCACGTGCAGGTGCCAGGCAAACGCCCCACCGTGCGTGGTCAGCCGCGGCGGATGCGCCCACGCCGCGAGCAGTTCGTTCAGCACGGCCGCCGCGGAGTCCGCGTCCGGGGCGGCGAACACCCTGGTCAGCTCGGCGGCCGCGGACCGCAGTTGCGCCAGGTCCCGCTCCGAAAGCCCGATCGGCTCCCGCTCGCCATGCCGCAGCAGCACCGCACGCACCGCGGCCGCGGTAGCCCGCTCGTGCCGCAGCGCCACGATCAACTCGACGGCACGCTGGGCGGCCGTGCGCGCGGAACGCCCGGACAGGTACTCGGAAGACTTGGAAGACTTGGAAGACGCAGCCACCCGCCCAGTGTAACGTGCTGAACATGTTAGGCCGTTACGCCTTGCCGCGATACCTCACCGGGGCCACCGCCGCCCGCACCGGGGACGAGGTGTCCGGACCCGCGCTGCTCCTGGTGGGGCTGGCGGCCACCGGATCGGTCGCGACCGCCTCCGGCCTGCTCGCGGCGCTGACGATCTCGGCGGCCATCGGCGGGCCGGTGCTCGGCGCGCTGCTGGACCGCAGCCGCCGCCCCGGCAGGCTGCTGGCCGCGGCGCTCGCCGCCTACGCCGCAGGCCTCGGCGTGTTGCTCGCCGGGGTCGGGCGGTTGCCCACCATCCTGACACTCGCCGTGGCACTGCTCGCCGGCCTGCTCACCGCCGCGATCTCCGGCGGCTGGACCGCGCAGCTACCCGGGGTCGTCCCCGGAGATCGGTTCGCCCGCGCCAACGCGCTGGACGCGCTCACCTTCGGGCTGGCCGGCCTCGCGGGCCCCGCGCTGGCCGGGTTGCTGGGCAGCACGCTCGGCGCGCGGGCCGCGCTGCTGGCGGCGATCGTGCTGGTGGCCGCGGCGCTGCCGGTCGCGGCCACGCTGCCCCGCCCGGACACCGTGCCGCCGCCGCGCTCGCTACCGCGCGAGGTGCGGGCGGGTTTCGCCGCGATCGCCCGCAGCCGTCCCCTGCTCGCGGGCACGGCCACCTCGGTGGTGTCCTTCGCCGGGGTGGGAATGCTGGTGGTGTGCTGCCCCTTGCTCGGCACGCAGCGGTTCGGGGACGCGGGCCGTGGCACGCTGCTGCTCGCGGTACTGGCCGCCACCGCGATGACCGCCAACGCCCTGCTGGCGCGCAGACCGGGTCTGATCCGGCCGGACACCGCCCTTCCGGCCAGCACCCTGCTGCTCGGCGCCGGGATGCTCACGGCGGCTCTGACCACCGAACCGGCCTACGCCATCGTGGCCGTGGTGATCGCGGGCGCCGGGGATGGCCCGCAGCTCACCGCGCTGTTCGCGATCCGGCACCGGGAGGCGCCGCCACGACTACGGGCGCAGATCTTCACCACCGGCGCCAGCATGAAGATCAGCGGGTTCGCACTCGGTTCCGCACTGGCCGGACCGCTGGCCACGCAGTCCCTCACCGCCTGCCTGCTGGTGGCGGCAGGGGTGGAACTGCTCGCCGCGCTGACTTTCCTCGCCTGCCGCGGGCGGCCGGTCAGAAGGCCATCGCTTGCGCGCGCCGCTTGACCTCCGTGCCGTGGCTGGTTCGCAACGCGTTGATCGGCGTGATACCGGGCAGGGACTCGTCGGCCGCGAACAGCCAGCGCAGCATCTCGGTACGGTCGAACCCGGAGTCGGCCAGCACCGTCACCGTGCCGGCCAGACCCTTGACCACACCGTTCCCGTTCAGGAAGTCCGCGGGAACCATCAGCTCGCCGTCGCGGCGAACCGCGATGAGCTGGCCGTCCCGCAGCAGCTGCCGCGCCTTGTTCATCGACAACCCGAGCTTCGTCGCCACCTCCGGGAGCGGAAGCACGGCGACCTCGGCCTCGAGCACGTCGTCAGCGACTGGGATCGCACTCACACCCCATACTGTGCCACATTCCACGCCATACGCAGAATGTTCGCTCGACCGGCCCACAACCCGTTGTGTGGGTATGCCAAGGAGACCGAAAGTAGCCCGACCTTCCGGTCAGCACCGATCGGCCACTTTCGGTTGGATTGGCATCTACCGGCACAGTACCCTCGGCAAACACGACCCAACTCCGGTACCTCACCCACATCTACCGGACCATCCGTAGGATTTGGCGACGTGACACGCACGGAGCCCACCTTGACCGGGGCATTGCTCGATCGGCGTTACCGAGTGGACAAGCTGCTCGCACGCGGCGGCATGTCCTCGGTCCACCGCGGCGTGGACACCCGGTTGGACCGGCCGGTCGCGATCAAGATCATGGACCGGCAGTTCGCCGAGGACCGGTCCTTCGTCGATCGCTTCGAACTGGAGGCCCGCGCCGCCGCGCGCCTGCATCACCCGAACGTGGTCGCCGTGCACGACCAGGGGGTGGACCCCGGGGACGGGGAGTACACCCGCGCCTTCCTGGTGATGGAGCTTGTCGACGGCGGCACCCTGCGCGATCTGCTCGATGCCGAGGGCGCGCTGGACATCCACCTGGCGCTGAGCATCGCCGAGCCGGTGCTGTCCGCGCTCGCCGCCGCGCACACCGCCGGGCTGGTGCACCGGGACGTCAAGCCGGAGAACGTGCTGATCGGCCGCGGCCAGGGCGGGAACGGCACCGTCAAGGTCGGCGACTTCGGCCTGGTACGGGCCGTCGCCAGCGCGGGCACCACCAGCTCGAGCGTCATTCTCGGCACGGTGGCCTACCTCTCCCCCGAACAGGTCGCCACCGGGCAGACCAGTGCGCCCGGCGATGTGTACTCCGCGGGGATCCTGCTCTACGAGATGCTCACCGGGCACGCGCCGTACACGGGGGACACCGCGCTGTCGGTGGCCTACCGGCACGTGAACGACGACGTGCCGGCGCCGAGCACCGCGCGCCCCGGTATCCCGCCCGCGCTGGACGAGCTGGTGCTGCGGGCCACCCGCAGGGATCCGCAGGAACGGCCCCAGGACGCGGGTGCGTTCCTGCAGGAGCTGAACCAGGTGCGGACCGAGCTCGGGATCGCCCCGGTCCCGGTACCCGTCCCGGCGGCACCCGAGGCTCCCGAGCCGGACACCGTGGTCAACGTGCCGAGCGTGCCGGACGCCGAGCGGACCGTGCCCGCGATCCCCGCCGTGCGGCCCGATTCCCCGGGACCACGGGGCACGCGGGCGCTGTCCCGGACGGCTCCGCCGCCCGCCATGCCCCCGCGGCAGGCACCGGCGGACGGCGAGCAGCAACCGCCGATCCAGGAACATCCCGACCTCGCCGAGGCACAGCGGCGGCGCAAGCGGTTGATCGCGATCGGGGTGGTCGTCGCCCTGCTGCTCGCCGGTGGGATCGGCACCGCCGTCTGGTGGTTCAACGGCGGAAGGTGGGTCGCCGTACCGCAGGTGGCGGGGGCGCAGCAGGACCTGGCCGAGCGGAAGCTGCGCGCGGCGGAACTGGTCCCGCAGGTGGTACAGGAGCGGCACAACACGGCGGCGAGCGGCACGGTGATCCGCACCGAGCCCGCGGCCGGCACCGACGCGCTGATCGGCGACAAGGTGCGCGTGGTGGTCTCCGCCGGGAAGCCGACGGTGCCCAGCATCGACCCCGGGACCAGTGTGGCCCGGGCCGAGCAGGCGATCCGGGACGTCCAACTGGAGCCACGACGCGACCCGAACGCCGACGACTTCAGCGCCACGGTGCCCGAGGGGGCGGTGCTGTCGGTGTCACCCCAGCCGGGTACCCCGGCCAACATCGGCGATCCGGTCACCATCGGCGTCTCCAAGGGCCCACCGCCGACACCGGTACCCACTGTGCAGGGCAAGAGCAAGGAGCAGGCGTTCCAGGAACTGCGGGCGGCCGGGTTCGAACCGTTCGAAGCCGGGGAGGAGTTCTCCAAGGAGATCGAGGCCGGCAAGGTCACCAGGACCGATCCCGCCGCGGGCGCCGTCGGCACGAAGCGGGTCGGCGTGTTCGTCTCGAACTCGGTGCGGGTGCCCTCGGTGGTCGGCAGGTCGATCCAGGACGCGGTGCGCCTGCTGTCCGAATCCGGCCTGGAACCGCGCTTCCAGGGCCGGGGCAACGGCCGGGGCGACGACGACGATGACGACCGGTTCGGCATCGTGGTCCAGCAGGAACCGAACCCCGGCAAGCTGGTGAAAACCGGCAGCAAGGTGCGGATGCGGACACTGCCGTGAGCCGGCCGGCCCGCCGTTGGCGGTGCCGCGGTGCACGGCCGTGTTCACCCGGTTCAGGCCCGGAGCATCTCCGCGACCAGGAAGGCCAGCTCGAGCGACTGCTGGGTGTTCAGCCGGGGGTCGCACGCGGTCTCGTACCGGCCGGAGAGGTCGAGATCGGAGATGTCCTGGGCGCCGCCGAGACACTCGGTGACGTCCTCCCCGGTGAGCTCGACGTGGATCCCGCCCGGGTAGGTGCCGAGCTCGTGGTGCACCTCGAAGAAGCCCTGGACCTCGTCCACGATCCGGTCGAAGTGCCGGGTCTTGTACCCGTTGGAGGACTCGTGGGTGTTGCCGTGCATCGGGTCGCACTGCCAGATCACCTGGTGCCCCGAGCCCTCCACCTTTTCCACAATGGACGGTAGAACGTCACGCACCTTGCTGTTGCCCATCCGGGCGATCAGCGTCAGCCGGCCCGGCTCCTTGCGCGGATCCAGCCGTTGCACGTACTCCACGGCCTGCTCCGGGGTCGTGGTCGGGCCGATCTTCACCCCGATCGGGTTGGCCAGCAGCTCGGCGAAGGCGATGTGCGCGCCGTCCAACTGGCGGGTGCGCTCGCCGATCCAGAGGAAGTGCGAGGACAGGTTGTACAGCTTCGGGCTGGCCGCGTCGGCGTTGTCCAGCCGCAGCATGGCACGCTCGTAGTCCAGCAGCAGCGCCTCGTGGCTGGCGAAGATCTCGGTGGAGTGCAGTGAGGTGTCGGTCACCCCGCAGGCCGACATGAACCGCAGCCCGCGATCGATCTCGCTGGCCAGCGCCTCGTACCGCTCCCCGGCCGGGGAGCTCAGCACGAAGTCCTTGTTCCAGTCGTGCACCTGGTGCAGGTCGGCCATCCCGGCTCCGGTGAGCGCGCGCACCAGGTTCATCGCCGCGCCCGCGTTGGCGTAGGCGCGGATCATCCTGGCCGGGTTCGGCACCCGCGCCTCCGGGTCCGCGGCCAGCGAGTTGACGATGTCTCCCCGGTACACCGGCAGGCCGAGCGCGTCGGTGCTGTTCGACCGCGGTTTGGCGTACTGGCCCGCGATCCGGCCCACCTTGACCACCGGAAGGCTGGCCCCGTAGGTCAGTACCACCGCCATCTGCAGCAGGGTGCGCAGGTTCGCCCGGATGTGCGGCTCGGTATTGGACTCGAAGGTCTCGGCGCAGTCGCCGCCCTGCAGCAGGAACGCCTCGCCCCTGGCCACCATGGCCAGCCGTTCCCGGAGTCGGTCGATCTCCGCGGGCACTGTGACCGGTGGCACACTCTCCAGCACCGCACGGACTTGCTTGGTCGCCGTCTCATCCGGCCATTCGGGCTGCTGCGCGGCGGGCCGGGTCAGCGCGTCA
Proteins encoded in this region:
- a CDS encoding CGNR zinc finger domain-containing protein, with protein sequence MAASSKSSKSSEYLSGRSARTAAQRAVELIVALRHERATAAAVRAVLLRHGEREPIGLSERDLAQLRSAAAELTRVFAAPDADSAAAVLNELLAAWAHPPRLTTHGGAFAWHLHVDGDDDAPYGEWLLTSSCLALAMLLAEWQRPPGGICAAASCGRPFLDLGAGDPRRYCGTRCATRARVAAHRARADRGE
- a CDS encoding MFS transporter, producing the protein MLGRYALPRYLTGATAARTGDEVSGPALLLVGLAATGSVATASGLLAALTISAAIGGPVLGALLDRSRRPGRLLAAALAAYAAGLGVLLAGVGRLPTILTLAVALLAGLLTAAISGGWTAQLPGVVPGDRFARANALDALTFGLAGLAGPALAGLLGSTLGARAALLAAIVLVAAALPVAATLPRPDTVPPPRSLPREVRAGFAAIARSRPLLAGTATSVVSFAGVGMLVVCCPLLGTQRFGDAGRGTLLLAVLAATAMTANALLARRPGLIRPDTALPASTLLLGAGMLTAALTTEPAYAIVAVVIAGAGDGPQLTALFAIRHREAPPRLRAQIFTTGASMKISGFALGSALAGPLATQSLTACLLVAAGVELLAALTFLACRGRPVRRPSLARAA
- a CDS encoding Rv2175c family DNA-binding protein, translating into MSAIPVADDVLEAEVAVLPLPEVATKLGLSMNKARQLLRDGQLIAVRRDGELMVPADFLNGNGVVKGLAGTVTVLADSGFDRTEMLRWLFAADESLPGITPINALRTSHGTEVKRRAQAMAF
- a CDS encoding Stk1 family PASTA domain-containing Ser/Thr kinase, whose translation is MTRTEPTLTGALLDRRYRVDKLLARGGMSSVHRGVDTRLDRPVAIKIMDRQFAEDRSFVDRFELEARAAARLHHPNVVAVHDQGVDPGDGEYTRAFLVMELVDGGTLRDLLDAEGALDIHLALSIAEPVLSALAAAHTAGLVHRDVKPENVLIGRGQGGNGTVKVGDFGLVRAVASAGTTSSSVILGTVAYLSPEQVATGQTSAPGDVYSAGILLYEMLTGHAPYTGDTALSVAYRHVNDDVPAPSTARPGIPPALDELVLRATRRDPQERPQDAGAFLQELNQVRTELGIAPVPVPVPAAPEAPEPDTVVNVPSVPDAERTVPAIPAVRPDSPGPRGTRALSRTAPPPAMPPRQAPADGEQQPPIQEHPDLAEAQRRRKRLIAIGVVVALLLAGGIGTAVWWFNGGRWVAVPQVAGAQQDLAERKLRAAELVPQVVQERHNTAASGTVIRTEPAAGTDALIGDKVRVVVSAGKPTVPSIDPGTSVARAEQAIRDVQLEPRRDPNADDFSATVPEGAVLSVSPQPGTPANIGDPVTIGVSKGPPPTPVPTVQGKSKEQAFQELRAAGFEPFEAGEEFSKEIEAGKVTRTDPAAGAVGTKRVGVFVSNSVRVPSVVGRSIQDAVRLLSESGLEPRFQGRGNGRGDDDDDDRFGIVVQQEPNPGKLVKTGSKVRMRTLP
- a CDS encoding class II 3-deoxy-7-phosphoheptulonate synthase; this translates as MVVNWTVDVPVDTLPELPPLPPELRTCLDDALTRPAAQQPEWPDETATKQVRAVLESVPPVTVPAEIDRLRERLAMVARGEAFLLQGGDCAETFESNTEPHIRANLRTLLQMAVVLTYGASLPVVKVGRIAGQYAKPRSNSTDALGLPVYRGDIVNSLAADPEARVPNPARMIRAYANAGAAMNLVRALTGAGMADLHQVHDWNKDFVLSSPAGERYEALASEIDRGLRFMSACGVTDTSLHSTEIFASHEALLLDYERAMLRLDNADAASPKLYNLSSHFLWIGERTRQLDGAHIAFAELLANPIGVKIGPTTTPEQAVEYVQRLDPRKEPGRLTLIARMGNSKVRDVLPSIVEKVEGSGHQVIWQCDPMHGNTHESSNGYKTRHFDRIVDEVQGFFEVHHELGTYPGGIHVELTGEDVTECLGGAQDISDLDLSGRYETACDPRLNTQQSLELAFLVAEMLRA